The nucleotide window GGCACACCACAAAAAGTAGTTTATGGGAGTGGCAATTGGAAGAACAGGGCTTACATTGTGCTGTATATTAGAAGCACAGGACCAGAATTTCAACACTACAGGCATTTTCACCTCAACTAAAATCCTGACGTTTTTTCCACAATTAGTCACATTAAATCCTTTAATTGTCTTAACCTAAAATTTGATAGAAATTGAAGGACCtaactgtttaaaagaaagtaacGCCTTATCACAAATGAGTAAGATAAATCTTTTCagtaaattctgaaataaaaaatccaattgtaataaaagaaagaaaaggagttcATTAAGTTGGAGGGAAGTATTGCTATGTTTACAATTCCCATACTAGATCTCCTCGTATATGATGCCTCTATTTCCATAAATCATAGAGGACCAATGTAGGAAAACAGACTCAGACCAACCAACCCTCACTGTGTATTTGTGTATTACCTCCAGATAGAACTaatcatttgttaaaatataaattataaaaagtTTGAGTATAACTCTGGAAATACCATGtagcaataaaatataaaagcctGATACACGAATTGTCCAACAAACAGCAAACAATACTTTAACACAAAACAACATGAAGCAGAACAGTACCTTTTCTGCCAGGCTTCATTTCACCTTCTTGATCCATCCAATATTCTCTAATATCAATTAAGACTTTCCCTTTAAAGTCACGAACACTGACGTACCTCATTTTGCCAATCTGTCAAAACACACATAAGCGTCTTTTAGGTATTTACATATTACAGCATTCACTGTTCCCAGCAGTATCAGGCTCAGACATGTGACACTGCACACTGCAGCTTATTTTAGACACCAGAGAAACAACTAGATCAAGAGCTTAATCCAGAGTGGTCAGTAGGCTAATAAGTAATGACAACATAAATGGATGAACGACTTAAGTTACACATTCAATGCCTAATGCAGAAGTAGGTctccaagaataaaaatacctaTATTCTTAACAAGCTTACTTCTTCCGAAGCCAttaatttgctgttttctgaaataaaattgtgtCTGTATTACAACCCATTTTGTTTGCAGCAGTGGCAAACAAACAGGGAAAGAGCAAGCTCCCAAATTTAAATTTTAGTCCGTTTCatacaaaaatcaaattagaTATTCACATGAGATAACCACAACTTCTAGAGgggcttttgtttctttttgactTCTTCAACGGAGTAAATACAGATAGAAATGAAAGCATGTCACCACCCAACCCCAAGTACCCACAGCACTACACTGGATCTGTGGTTAAAATACTACCTCACTACACAGGTTGTTCCAAATAACTAACAAATCCTTTAAGTTTATCAGCATGTAGCATAGCACAAAATGCCTTTGGAATTCCATAATTCTGCAGTCCAGTGGCTTCATTGCATTATGAGGGTGCTTTCTGGTGGTGGGAGGGGACGAGAGTGGGGGATGTGGCTGGCAGTATTAATTATGCATTACACTGCATACTTATACCTATTAAATATCTTTCCGAATTTAATAAAAAACTATTTGTTCACACAAATTCAAAGCATAATGTGAATCTGGGAATCAGAAACTAGATAATAAACCCACAATCAAATACAATTCATGTAAGAAATCCTTAGAATTCTGTGTGCACCATCTGGAAACACTCTGTGAAGAAAGAACACATCTTAAAGCAAACAATTTTATAATACAATATTCCCTCCTGATAAAACATTAACTTCAGTTTTCAACTTCCTTAGTTTATGCACCTTGCATCTTGATATAATTTAACAAGAGCCTAAACACATCTTACTAGCATGAAGACTGACAAGAAAGCTTCAACAACTCTGCAATCAAGTAAAACCATCCACAGATGTTTAAGTCGTAAACTGTTATTTCACAGAATAAACAAGAATGCTTTACattcaatttttctgtttatgcagATCATGCCAAATTAAGtctaaaattcagtttaaaacaatAAGGACTTCTTTAGATACCATACACCTGAAGCATCCACCTTCCTACTTCAAAGCATCCTTTAAAATTAACAAGACATTACAGTTCataagacagtatttttttgaCTGATTTATTAAATACTTTCATTGCAATAcaaatttaacattaaaaaataaaagttatgcCATGGTAGGTTAgttctttcaaaacaaacttgGTACCATGCCCAAGTCTGTGAGCACGGCTGGTGAAGGAAACCCTGAACAGCCTACAAGAACATTCCCTGTTTTGCCCTTTAACACTTCCATGACTTTTAAGGCCACATTCAAGAACAGTTTTAAGTAGTAGTGCTCTGCAACACCTCCTTTTTACCCCAAGGCTAACAAAGAACATTAGTACATTGCCAGGTAATTCCAGATTTGCtctaggaaataaaatctgataCCATATAACAGATTACAGCTACTAATACAGCAAAAAAGGGTTAGAATTTAAATGTTAAGGATAAGACTGCATGTCTTAATTCAACTACAGTAAGACAAGGGTCAATAATGCAAAGTTCACATTTACTCAGTAAGTTTACCTGAAATGGAAAGAGTTCCATGTGAAAATGCTGCAATTAAATTAGGTTTTACTTCACTGTCTAGATTTACGCTGAATGCTCACattaaaatttgaatttttagTTGTAGTCTACGCAAAACAGCTGCCACTGCTAAGAGCTCTAAACAGGCTTCCAAAGTACAATTTTACTTACATCTATGGTTAAAAACTTCAACAAAAATTGACATTTAACTAAATAAGTAAACTGTTGCTTCTTGATGCTCAGTTACCTGCAATTCTGGTATACATTAATTTCTGAACATCTCCTTCTTCACACAGCAGCTGACAGTTGTAGAACAATTTCACTGACCTAAGACACTTTTGTATCTCTATAACCTCAGTAGCATTCCAAAGGTTGTACTCACTTACCATAGTCCCGTTACTGCAGTTCAACCTTCAGGACAAGAtgatactttttttaattaaataatgcaGCTCCTTAGGTTATGCTAGTCTACTGAATTACATAAGCTAGAAATCATGAAAAGCATTATCTCCAGGTTTCCGTAAAATGCACTGAACTGCGTCTCACTTCCTTTCACAGCTATATGCATTGTTTTCAGTAACCGCCTTcaccatcttttctcctctttccagtTTGTCTTGATTAAACTGTACAAACGCTGTGGAAGTAGGGATAGCAAAAAAAGCATCCTTCCTCCCTAGCTGtgaatatatgtataaaattaGAAGAAGCACAAAAGACTCCTGTAAACAGCGAGACTGCAACAGAGCAAAGTGATTGTGAAATGCATGGGTGACCACACAACTTTCAGAATTAATGTGCTAAACCAATTACCTTCCCAGAGCATCATAAACTTAAGTATTTATCTACTTTCAGAACGCTACGATAAATAAAGACATTACACTGGGAAACTAAAAAACTTCTTTCTCACAAGCCAAAAGCAATTATGACCCAAACTTTATGacccaaaaaaaatcaaagggaGGGTAAGGGAAGTAGGACAATACACAGACGGATGACTTTTGAAGCAACAATTTCAGTGCAATGCCTGATGAAGAGATGTTGTTCCACTTTGGACAGTCATTAACACTGTATCCTGGCAGCATTAACAAACCTTGTTCAAATCGGGCATCGGCAGATGACAGGATTTGTCAAACTAACCAAAGCACATGATGCCAGTGCTCAGGTTGGCTTGAAGCCACAGACAGGAATCCAATGTATCCACATTAACTGCTTCCAAATTAACATGAAAAATGCTTGTCCCTTGGGCCTCTAGCAATATACCACAAATGGCAGCAAGACAAATTTCCGCACCCGAGCTGCACCCAAATCCTTTAACAAATTCAAAAGTACTCTAAGCTACCTATAAAAGCTAAAGAGGCCAaaacatgtaaataaaacacttcGGTCTGTTATACCGAATGAATTCCTTTCTACTTACGTTTACATAGCTCTTCATAATTAATTTCAAGAATACCAACACCAGCCTCAAACACAATTAATAAAATGTAGACTTTTATGAAAATACTGAGTTTTCTGAATACAGCTGTCACAACAAGCTCTGCATTAAGGCAAGCTGTGTAAATCAGGAACACAGTCTGAAAGTGTTGAACATGCAGACTCTGAGTTTCACATCATTTGTTGCCAGTCCCACACACAATACCGACACTGCAACACTTCCGACTGTGCTCCTGCGAACACTTTACTATCTGACTTCCATCAATTCAAGCCACATTTTAAGTTGCACTGCAAAGTCATAGCACATCAGAGATCATTCTACTGCCggggaaagcaggaagaaaagtttcTAGTATTATCAACAATCCTATAACAAAGAAAATCATACCTAAAAACTCAACAAGTCAACTAGATCTTCCAGGTTGTTCTCCTGGGTACAGAGGAGAGGGGAATCATCCTGAGACTTACAGTACTATTTCTACACTGAACAGCTGCATCTTGGCTAATGCATATAAGCTGATGTACCATGAAAAAACTCAAAATGCTTCCCAGAACACAATAAGCAACCTAAAAAGTTTTGTTGTTGATTAGCTGAAAGGCAGGCACTACGTAACACTGATGTTTTAAGTCAAGGtgatattcaaatatttttctgcattataCTCCACACTGGAAGAATCTTATCAGATTAAGAGGTGTCCTCTGCTGTCTGTTCTTATTATCTGAGgtcaaaaaggcagaaataaatcagaacacacaaaaagttttgtttttatttgaaacaattCAGGGGGTTAGGGTCTTTTGGCATCAGAGGAGCATTAAAAATTTTAACTACTTTCCCTAAGGCCAAAATTTCTGCACTTATTGCCAACATAtcataaatacattatttatgtAATCCTAGCTGCAGTTCACCTTATTAAGTGAGGAAGACACTATCTCATTTTTCCCACATGGTTCAAAGACTAccctaagagaaaaaaataaaaaatacattcttcctTCAATGGGGAAGACCAGGCACTCCCTCCTAACTACaagtgaagagaaaagcaagaactGATATGTTAAAAGTAATAGCCCTATATTACAGTTAAGCATGCCTTCTCtctaaaaaatactttttttgccATATTACTCAGCACAGCTACAGCCCAAAACCATTTCTTTTGCCTTACTAAGTGCTGGGGACACCATATTAGGCAATTCTCCGTACCATTTCACAAATTTAAGAACCAAAGTCTCTTAAGAATTTAAGTTCCCCTCCAACCAGAAAGTTAGAAACATTTAGTAAGTCTTGATCCACACTCCTAAAACAGGTAAACTCCGAGCTACGTATATTCTTGCACAGCTTTCAGCACACACTGCTACTGTCTCAGCTAAACCCAGGAACTGCAGTACTCTTAATTCACAAATGCATCTTGCTACTGAAAAACATACATTCACCCCATCTAAAAATAAGTATAATGTCAAAAATTAACCTAGTTTTCAATATCCAGTGAGAAAAAGCTGTATCATAAAACAAGGGAAGAGCAAAACTTATTCCAATACAGAGTCTTACAATACAGAAGCTAGCCTGCCCTTGACCTAGTTAAGTAGGAAAGAAGAGTCTATACTTCGTTTCCAAGAACCTAACTTTCAGGAACCctgattaaaaaatatttccatgtagAAATAGTCCTGATCTAATATTTACTGTATACATCAGTATACTCATGGTTAAGTGCCGTATTTACAGACAAAATGAGTAACCAGAGAGTTACCACACGCAGAGACACAAGGGTTAGATTAATATCTACAACCCAGATTCTTTTACTCTGCTAAAACCTGACTACACTTTTTTTGAGCATCTCATCTGCATGCTAGCATCATAATCCCCTTTGGCCAACCCTTCAGGAGACCAACCACTATGCTGTCAAGATATTCAGATCATCTCATGGAATCTATACCAAATATCATGCAAAATTTACCTTAACCAGGCTCTAAGAGTGATCAATTTTACCTGAAACATATTCTCGTCTCTGTTACTGCTTTGCTTAGAAGAAGCTGCACCTTTTGAACTTTCGCcagtcttttgtttctttacaggTTTTTCTGGCGCCACTTGCTTTTTCCGCTTTGCCTTGGAGTAAGAATACAAAAAGGAAAGTATAAATCACAAGTCATTCTATGCATTTAAAGAGAACTGAATTAGatcaaaaaacatttcaaaaaccCTACTCTTTCTGCTCAGTGACACTGTCAGTTCAGTAGTTTCcacaaagagcaacaaaaaagcAGGACAGTTTATAACtctttcaagaggaaaaaaaaaaccagatgaCATGATGATGAAAGGCTCTAAAAATCGCCTCCATcagagtaattaaaaaaaaaatcagcatcaaATCTCTGTCCATGTCACGATAAACATGTTTTAAGAATATTCAAAGGATATCACCTGTAGATCAGATGACCCAAAGATGTTACAAAGTTACTGTTTCTACTAATGGTTATAACCATGCCCACCCTGAAGTAGAGTAATATAAACATATCAAAACTCATCTCGTCTGCTGGAATCATACCATGAACAAACTCGAAAAACGTGAAACAGTTCCAGCAAATACGGGCGATTGTAATAGGGAAAAACCCACCTTTACTGCCCACCAAAGCTAAGGGTCAGATTGTGTCATTTCAGCAATACATctacctattaaaaaaaaaaaatcacctgaccattttctctttatttgaaatttaacAGAAAGCTCAGCTTCCAAGTGCAACCAAGTCATTTTTGTACCACTCAAGTCTCTTCACATACCACTCTAAAAGACTCAATGTCTGCAACACCACCACAATTtcttaaaaagataaattcacTGGGTTTTTTACTCAAATGACTGGTAAACCTATACAAACTTATAAATTGaataactattaaaaataaatagtgaaaCTGAATTTATACACTTAAAACAGTTAACATATCTTAAAATTAATTGACAAAGACATTTACACTGGCTCAGCTTTTAAGTGAGAAACTAGCAGGTGGTATTGTAGTAAATGCAAGAATCtgcaagaaacaaagaaaaagaacatgcaAACAAGATAAGCAAGTGGCACACAAAGGACAAggcaagtgggttttttttcttttcgaCAAGGCAATCCAGACACCAAAATGGTGGGGGGTAGGATTTTGTCCTCAAAATCAGTCCAAATTCTTGCCACCAGGGGCAGCTTACACAGAAGCCTTTTATCACTGGccacaaagcagcaaagaatTCCAGGAAGCCGGTGGTTAGACATATCACATGGAAAACCCTGAAGACAGCAGAAGGCAacttaaggaaaaaagtttACTGCAAGGCAAAAAGCACCCTATTCACTCAAACCCCAGCCACAGGAGGTGGGTTTTTTGGCGGTTGTTTCAGTTGCAGGGGTGAAAGAGGGTGTTGCTTTGGGTTAAGTGTCTCATAAATCACACAGAATGCATGCATGTTGTGGCATAACCTAATTGCTTAACCCCAGCCTAAAATAGATGAATTAATACAGTAATAATAAACTGCATATCAAGTTCACCTTTTTGTCAACTTCACTATCTGAATCACTGGCAGATGAGCTTGAAGAGACAAGTTCCTTTGACTTAGGCATtctaggaagagaaaaacaacatgaGAACACTGTGCAAGGAATACGTCCCATTACAGCTGGAAAGCCATCTTCAAGCCTGTTTGTACAAGCTGATCTTATTCCAAACCCTCCTGAAGACTTGCCTGCCTTTTTAAATAACTTGGTAGATGCAATCTCAAACACCCCTTCCTCTTGTATCTCTTCCCCCTCTTGCTGCAACTGCATTAAATGCACTGTTTTAGTTTCTGAACCATTTACAAAGGGACATTACCCTCAGATATGGCAGAAACTACAACGTACAAAACACAATATTGTCCCGAGTTAAATTCTCAGTATCACATTCACAAACATAAACTACTAAGGCCCTAGCATGATCTACGCACTTCCACAGGCATTTCGCCCACTTGGATTTGCTAGCCACATGCTGCATAATGGTCATACATGAAGCTGAAGTTCCCACCAATAATACATAAGTCTGAAAAAACACCTCCATTACAGTGAACTACAGTACAGTAATGAAGATTTCCACTGCAGCTTCAACCCATCAGTCACTAGAGTGTATTCATTTGCCAGAGAAGGGAACATTCAGCTTTCCTTGAATGCATGCTGCCAGGTGTGCTTCTACATCTCTCTAGTATGCAAATATGCGGTTAGACAGAACAGTTGCACAGCTTGCCTGCTACTAGAAACAATTTGTAACAAATAAATAGCTCATTTgttctttcagaataaaaataagcatcTCAGAGAGAAACAGTATAAAATAAACTAGGAAGAGTAAAAGAGctatttcaggaaagcaaaaagaatagCAGTTTCTAAATTAGGAGTGAGAAAAAACAcatatgcaaatgaaaaatggagTCTACGTAATGCTAATGTATCAAGGCGGTTCTAAAGTAGGGTAAGCTCTGTCGTAATAGCTTGGAGCACAACGATGGAAGCTGCAGCACTTAAAAAGAATCAAGGTACGGGGAAGCACACCTAAGCCACACTGcaagatgaaagcagagaagagctggaaagGGACAATGTAAAAATAACCACAGCGACGACCTGAAATCGTGGAGCCGAACAAGAAAGGACTCGATAACACGAGGGGCGCGGGCACCTGCAGGGGATAACCCTGCGGTACGCATCGGGATGAAGGAGTGACAACGTGGAGGAAGGTAGGGGCGGAAACTGGTGGAAAAAGGAACGGGAGGCGGCGGGAGCTCCTCGGGAGCGGTCGGCAGAGCGCGAGGAGACATCGGGGAGATCGGAATGAGACGGGCGAGACGACCCcgaaggaaaggcagaagagaaaggcaGGGGAGCCCGAGCTGGGAACACCGGGTAGGCGGATCCCAGCCGCCATTTTCCTCCCTTATTCCTCTTTTCCACCGTTAGCCCTACCGCCCAGGGGAAAGGGACGAGGAAAGAGCCGCTCGGACTCTGCCGCGCGGAGGGCTGCAGGGCCGAGTGGGCGGCGAAAGGGGAAAGCAGCGCGGAGAAGGGGCAGGGGGTCGCTATGGGCACGGCCGGACCCGAGCCTGGGGGGAGCGGGGCTCCCGCCGCCATTTTCTCCCTCACTCAAATCCCTGTCGCCCCCCCAACATGGCAGCGGCCCTTCCTCCTCCCGCCCCAGGCCCACTTCGCGGCGGGGCATCCCCTCCCGCACTCGAGGAAAAGGGGAAGCCTCGCCTCTCCGCGGGAGAAGcggaaggagagagggaggaaaggagggcgatgaggagggagagaagtgaGCAGCAAGCCCCGGGCTGTAGGGCGGGTGGGGGGGCATGGCGGCAGGGCGTGAGGGGGACCCCTACACTCACGTCCCGCTCCTCGGCAGCAGCAGGCGAGAAACGGAAGTGACGTCACGCGCCGCGGGGTCCCTGCCCCGCACCACGTGAGAGGGGCGGGGGGAGGTGCTTAAAGGGGACGTGTCACGTTGATTTGCCGTCTCCAGCGCGGGCCGAGGCGGGGGGTCGTCCTGGTGGGGGCGGTGTGGTGTCTGTCGCAGCTGAGCACCGGGAAGTGGGGCTGACACCGAAAATGCCCGtgtattctgttactttccaaaaGTTTTGATGTTGTGAAGTTTATAATAACAtcaaaattagtccttggaGAGTAATGGcatatgcataagatttctggggagATTTATACATATGCCTGtgagtgggaaatacattctgtccccagctcttgtctcgtCGCACGATTGATGGAGATCTGTCCCTCGTGTTGCCTAACACAATTAAAGGGTATTTGCTTCCTAAAActcaaaaaattattcttaagagagtttatttgcaggcattttcagtatcagggcctttacaggtcatctagtccacccctgtcctgcagtgagcagacatcttcaaccagattGCGTTGCTCAGAGCTGCATACAAGGTGACCTCGAGTGTTTCCAGAGATGTGGCATCTACTGCCTCTGTggacaacctattccagtgtttcacagcTCTCagtgggaaacatttcttcctaatacctagtcTAAactaccccttgtcctgttgttACAGGCCttgctgaagtgttttttcaccatctttcttgtaagcaCCCTTTCAGTATCAAAAGGCCGCAATAAGGTCTCTTTGGcgtcttctccaagctgaacaaccgagctctcagcctctcttcataggggAGGTGTTTCAGGCCTTTGGTTAGTTTGGGCATGccaggctgcagtgctgggctgaGGGTTAAAGCAATCTCTGGATTAACCACTGGCTTCCTAAAAGCCCTTCATGgataaaaccactgaaaaatatGCCCTAGCAGTCTTGCCACACTTACTCCAGGCCAAGTCTGCTGTGCTGATGATGTCTTTTGTGTTAGGACCAAAGAAGGTGTTGCAGGCTAACAAAGTCTGCAACTTCAAGAGAGGGAAATTAGCTCCTTGTATGCAAAGCTCAAGTACTACGAGGGACTCTCATGCTTGTTAAAGTAATACCAAAGGAACTAAGTGGCTACTGTTTAGGTCAGGTTGACATATTTTGCTTGTGAGTTAATTGATAACTAGAGAAGAACTAATGAAGTTTCTGAGTCAAGTAGTGAGGGAGATAACAAAGACAGGACTGAAGAGACTGTTCTCTGGCGAGATAACACCAAAAGGAGACAGGATGGCACCTTAAATCCACCAAGCATGGAGATAATAAGCACAAGAGAACAAAGAGACTGACTAATGAATCTTGAACTTCGGGTGAACTATCCTTACTAACCAgtaattataaaagaaaagcacaccTCCTCAGGAAAGATAACCTGCCTCCTGGAGAAGACCCTTACCCACTGACCACGCAGACTGGAATTTTGGAGGAAGGCTCCTTTAAATTCAGTCAAGGAAAGAAATGACCAGTAAGAATTTGGAAAGAGGTAACCCTGTTGAACATACATATTTAACACAAATATTACATTAACATTCTTCACATGTGTGCTGGCTTTGTGGGATCACCACCTAGCACTCATCTTTCtacaaacataaaataaattaataccTCCACTCTGTGTGCTTTGTTTAGCATTTTGCACATCTGGGAACTGAACCCAATTTTGAGACAACAGTGCCGTAGGCTTCATTCATCCAAATGAGAGTGCAGCAGCCTCCAAGATAAAACGAACTGCTATCTCTTTGGATGGGAGGTAGGGAAAGGATTCCCTGCCCCcagctttctgtgtttctgaaaggaGAGGACTTTGCTAACTGCAATAGGGCAAGAACACCATCAGAGCTTGAGTGGTTTTGTGTTGTGTCTGCCTGTGCTACCTGTTTAAGCCTGTActatcttttcatttaaaatcttttattaaGATTTAGTAATGTTGAAACATTGTCGTAGTCCATACAACTTCACACAACTCTAACACAGTTTGTTATTGTTTGCTTACCATTTTGCACCCACGGTCATGTAGCTGTGCTGTGAGCATGGCAGAATGCCAGTGCTTCACTTATCCTTTATCAGTTTAGTTTTGTCCTTTTCTCATTGTTGTTACCTATAGACCTGTGCTTTTGTCACCATGACAAGGCAAGCTATTAGTAAAAAGTGCAAGTAAACTGTCA belongs to Cuculus canorus isolate bCucCan1 chromosome Z, bCucCan1.pri, whole genome shotgun sequence and includes:
- the SUB1 gene encoding activated RNA polymerase II transcriptional coactivator p15; its protein translation is MPKSKELVSSSSSASDSDSEVDKKAKRKKQVAPEKPVKKQKTGESSKGAASSKQSSNRDENMFQIGKMRYVSVRDFKGKVLIDIREYWMDQEGEMKPGRKGISLNPEQWNQLKEQISDIDDAVRKL